The Caldisericota bacterium genome contains the following window.
ACTACAAAAACTGTGAAAACTAAAAAAATAGAAAAAGCTAAAGAAGTTAAAAAAGTTAAATTAAATAAGGAGGAGTAAGTGGAAAAAGAAATATATGCTGCGACTGGGAGAAGGAAAACAGCTGTTGCAAGAGTTAGACTTATTCCTGGATCTGGTGAAGCAAAAATAAATGGAAAACCAGCTGGAGAATATTTTTCTGTAAAAGCGATTATGAATTCTATGTTTTTGCCTCTTAAAGCAACGGATACGGAGGGGAAGTTTGATATCCTTGTGAACGTTGTAGGTGGTGGATTTAGTAGCCAGGCCGATGCAGTAAAACATGGCATAGCAAGAGCTCTTTTACTATTTGATGAAACATTAAGGGCTACCTTAAAAAAAGAAGGGTTTTTGACCAGGGACGCAAGGAAAAAAGAAAGAAAGAAATACGGGTTACATCGCGCAAGAAAAGCGCGTCAGTATCGCAAACGTTAGTTTTGTTTTTAATATGAACTTGTGAGGTAAGGCGTATGCCTTACCTCTTTTGCTTTTATAGTGTTTTACAAATTAAGATGTAGGTATTGCATGAAAACCTTTTTTCCTTTTAAAAGATTATTTTGTGGCTCCCGGTGTTTAATCGGGAGCCATTGCATTTATTATCCCCCTGGATAAATAATCGTTATGCTTTTTGTAGTTTTGTCCCAGGTAACTTCCGCTCCTAATGCTTCTGCTATAAAGCGAAGTGGCACCATTGTACGATCTTTTACAATGAGTGGAGGTGAATCCAATAAAACTTTTATACCATTAATCGAAGCGTAAGGTATACCGATCTGAACGATAATTTTTTTCTCACCCATGTTAATAAATACAAGCCTGAAAACAGAGTTCCATTCTACCTTGGCACCAAATGCCTCTGAAATGAATCTTAATGGAACTAATGTTCTGTCCTTTATGATAATGGGTGGAGAATCGAGTTTGATGGTTTTTCCATTAATCACTGCCACACTATTCCCTATTTGAAGCATAATATTTGTTTTTGGGATGAAATTGACGGGAATGGATACTTTTGTCACATTACCAGCAAGGTCTGTTGCAGTAATATTAATGCTGGTTAGTCCTTCATTTGTGAGCATGAGTGCATAAGAAAATGTGTATTCAGCAGTAAGTTGCACTGGTTGATCATTTATTTTTACTGTAGCATCTTGTTCCGTAGTTCCTTTGACTATTACAGTTTGTGTGTGAATTTCCTGAAATGCGTAAGGTTCTGTAACCTGTAATTTGGGAGAGGTAGTATCGAGTGAGAGGCGCAATTTCACTGTTGTTTTGTTGCCAGCAATATCTTCTGCAATAATTGTGAACGTTGTTTCTCCACTGATTTTGTCACTATAGCTAAAATTCCCATTTGCATCAACCGAAACAGCTTTGTTGTTTATTGTGACAGTTGCACTGCTTTCGGTTTTACCTGTTATTGTGCACTCTTTTGTGTTTAGTATGCTGCCATCCTGTGGAGAGAGACTGGTAATTTCTGGTGGTGTTATATCAACTTTAAACTGCTTTGACTGTGTCTGTTCGGCGTTTCCCTGATGGTCTACTGCGTAGAAGTAAAGTGTATGTGAGCCCTCTATCACCAATACAGGTACACCACTATAGACAATTGGGTTACCTGAATCAAAGTAGTAATATATTGTTGGATTTGTATCTACAGGACTTGTTGCAGCAAGGGTAACCTTTGGAGTTGTTATATAATATCCATTCTGACCATCCGGGTTTTGAGGAGTAACAGAGAATGTGGTCGTTGGAAGTATAACAATATTAAATATATCCGAGTAGATTTGAGTTGTTTCTTTAGAAGTATAAACTGACAGTTTATAATCACTCTGACTTCCTGGGTTTTTAATGTTTGCTGCTTTATCAATAACCACCACTACATTTGCATTAGGAGAAATGTCGATTGAAGGAGTAATATCAATTCTTTGTCCTGACTTTGTTACGCTTATTGTGTTGTAGTTATTTACCTTTACATATTGTTTTGAAATTGAATATGGAAGTACAAAACCTGCGGGGAAAACAATGCTAATTTTGTCAGAGTTTTTTGTGAGTGCTCCGCCTGAGCCTGTCTGGAACGTAACAGTAACGCCTATAATCTCGTTTACCGAGTATCCTGTAAGCTGCACAATTGGTTTTGTAATCGTTGATTCAACGATTTGAAGGTTTGCAGATGCCGGGACAATGTCCTTTGTTGTTAAGATAGAGAATGTATACGTATCTGAAGAAGATGAGTTTTTAATATTTGCATTTTGGGAGATAACAATTGGTATGTTGCTTGAGGAGTTTTCAATGTTTACAGGTGTTGTTATAGTAAGTTTATTACTTGAAACTGAAATATTTGTTGTGCAAGGAGTACCATTAACTGTTACATAGCTTTTTGAAATAGAGGAAGGCACTGTGAACTCTGTTGGAAACTGAATATAAATTTTATCAGAGGCACTTTTTGACAAAGCGCCAGTTGAAGAGGTTCTGAAATTAAAAGTATATGCTGCAGTAGAGTTTTGAGTAGTTGGGTCAGCAGAAACAGTGAAATTGGACACGGATGTTCCTACAATTGCGTAGCTATTTGATGCAGCAGGAGTGGTATCTTTATTTGTGGAGAGTAGAAGTGTGTATGTGCCAATAGTTGGATTTTTAATACCATAACTCTCTGGAATAAGAATATTACAGGATGAGCTATTCCCGATACTTAAACCAGATGGGATGTATACTGTAAGTGTTGTGCCACTTACAGTTCTGTAAGCGCATGGGTATCCGTTGATTGTGATGCGGCTTGTGCTTCCGCTTGCTACTGTCGTTCCCTGAGGAAATTCTATTTTGATATAATCGTTTGTACTAAGTGCGCCAGAGGAGCCCGTAACAAACCAGATCGAGTATGTTGCTGTTGTATAAGCTGAATTTGGACTTGCGGAAATTGTGAGGTTTGTAATATTGCTTCCTATAATCGTATAAACATTAGAGGTGGCATAGTAAGGTTCTTTACTCGTTGACAATTGAACTGTGTAATCTTCTCCGGGCGTAACAGGGTTTTTTATGCAAAAGTTACTGCTTATCGTTATAGTATGCATGTAGTTTGCATTGAGCGTAATTGGAGTTCTAACATCAAGTCTTGTATTACTTATTTTACTTACATAAACACAACTGTGTCCGTTAATATTAATATATGAGGGTTGAACT
Protein-coding sequences here:
- the rpsI gene encoding 30S ribosomal protein S9, with product MEKEIYAATGRRKTAVARVRLIPGSGEAKINGKPAGEYFSVKAIMNSMFLPLKATDTEGKFDILVNVVGGGFSSQADAVKHGIARALLLFDETLRATLKKEGFLTRDARKKERKKYGLHRARKARQYRKR
- a CDS encoding stalk domain-containing protein, with the translated sequence MKKALVLLLVMLICALSFVNTNAYALTVDSITATPDTPGAIAAYTAQITTTQPLTATSDYVRIVFPSAFTVPTSINASSITINGSESSSVAVSSTTVDIHPSVNVDVYSVTICIYTSANIRNPSTGGQYYSISISTSKETTGINHSLYIQSAIRNLTVAPNPLYAGSYAAYTISFVPNTTLVTNDHIYIEFPSGTTLPSTVQPSYININGHSCVYVSKISNTRLDVRTPITLNANYMHTITISSNFCIKNPVTPGEDYTVQLSTSKEPYYATSNVYTIIGSNITNLTISASPNSAYTTATYSIWFVTGSSGALSTNDYIKIEFPQGTTVASGSTSRITINGYPCAYRTVSGTTLTVYIPSGLSIGNSSSCNILIPESYGIKNPTIGTYTLLLSTNKDTTPAASNSYAIVGTSVSNFTVSADPTTQNSTAAYTFNFRTSSTGALSKSASDKIYIQFPTEFTVPSSISKSYVTVNGTPCTTNISVSSNKLTITTPVNIENSSSNIPIVISQNANIKNSSSSDTYTFSILTTKDIVPASANLQIVESTITKPIVQLTGYSVNEIIGVTVTFQTGSGGALTKNSDKISIVFPAGFVLPYSISKQYVKVNNYNTISVTKSGQRIDITPSIDISPNANVVVVIDKAANIKNPGSQSDYKLSVYTSKETTQIYSDIFNIVILPTTTFSVTPQNPDGQNGYYITTPKVTLAATSPVDTNPTIYYYFDSGNPIVYSGVPVLVIEGSHTLYFYAVDHQGNAEQTQSKQFKVDITPPEITSLSPQDGSILNTKECTITGKTESSATVTINNKAVSVDANGNFSYSDKISGETTFTIIAEDIAGNKTTVKLRLSLDTTSPKLQVTEPYAFQEIHTQTVIVKGTTEQDATVKINDQPVQLTAEYTFSYALMLTNEGLTSINITATDLAGNVTKVSIPVNFIPKTNIMLQIGNSVAVINGKTIKLDSPPIIIKDRTLVPLRFISEAFGAKVEWNSVFRLVFINMGEKKIIVQIGIPYASINGIKVLLDSPPLIVKDRTMVPLRFIAEALGAEVTWDKTTKSITIIYPGG